One Phenylobacterium hankyongense DNA segment encodes these proteins:
- a CDS encoding COX15/CtaA family protein — MTSFLRSDRSRAVAIWLLAVAVLVLAMVVVGGSTRLTGSGLSITQWKPVTGAIPPLSLADWQTEFARYKSIPQYQLLNRGMSLGQFQTIYWWEWSHRLLGRLVGAVFFIPFVWFAVRREIPKRLFWRLGGLFVLGGLQGLVGWWMVASGLEHRVYVAPERLMIHLGLAFALLGALVWTALDAWAGWARQTLPSPWGRRALALVALVFVQILLGALVAGNQAGLVYNDWPLMNGHWLPDHYAGQSLWATLAHSQGAVQLHHRLVAYLLTLVALLVGVSAWRSTYLAAESKQLAVGVALAVVVQACLGIATLMTAVPIGLGVAHQLMAAFTLCLAVAFAWRVRRV, encoded by the coding sequence ATGACCTCATTCCTGCGTTCCGACCGCTCGCGCGCCGTCGCGATCTGGCTGCTCGCGGTCGCCGTGCTGGTGCTGGCGATGGTGGTGGTCGGCGGCTCCACCCGGCTGACCGGCTCGGGGCTGTCGATCACCCAGTGGAAGCCGGTGACCGGCGCGATCCCGCCGCTCAGCCTGGCGGACTGGCAGACGGAGTTCGCCCGCTACAAGTCGATCCCGCAGTACCAGCTGCTCAACCGCGGCATGAGCCTCGGCCAATTCCAGACCATCTACTGGTGGGAGTGGTCGCACCGCCTGCTCGGCCGGCTGGTGGGGGCGGTGTTCTTCATCCCCTTCGTCTGGTTCGCGGTGCGGCGCGAGATCCCCAAGCGGCTGTTCTGGCGGCTGGGCGGGCTGTTCGTGCTGGGCGGCCTGCAGGGGCTGGTCGGCTGGTGGATGGTCGCCAGCGGCCTGGAGCATCGCGTCTATGTGGCGCCCGAGCGGCTGATGATCCACCTGGGCCTGGCCTTCGCCCTGCTGGGCGCGCTGGTGTGGACGGCGTTGGACGCCTGGGCGGGCTGGGCCCGCCAGACCCTGCCCAGCCCCTGGGGTCGCCGCGCCCTGGCCCTGGTGGCCCTGGTCTTCGTCCAGATCCTGCTGGGGGCGCTGGTGGCCGGCAACCAGGCGGGGCTGGTCTACAACGACTGGCCGCTGATGAACGGACATTGGCTGCCGGACCATTACGCGGGGCAGAGCCTCTGGGCGACGCTGGCCCACAGCCAGGGCGCGGTGCAGCTGCATCACCGGCTGGTGGCCTACCTGCTGACCCTCGTGGCCCTGCTGGTCGGGGTCAGCGCCTGGCGCTCGACCTATCTGGCGGCGGAATCCAAGCAGCTGGCCGTCGGCGTCGCACTGGCCGTGGTGGTGCAGGCCTGCCTGGGGATCGCCACCCTGATGACGGCCGTGCCCATCGGCCTGGGGGTCGCGCACCAGCTGATGGCGGCCTTCACCCTGTGCCTGGCGGTGGCCTTCGCCTGGCGGGTGCGGCGCGTCTGA